A stretch of the Capsicum annuum cultivar UCD-10X-F1 chromosome 10, UCD10Xv1.1, whole genome shotgun sequence genome encodes the following:
- the LOC107844742 gene encoding germin-like protein subfamily 1 member 11 → MDDSHEFSHCIFPLFSAKVKRLSLEISQVCRRRGLNTLGISLMRACICVCSNWGKKKHERAGGGENLKRGVDEEFLSLQKGQSIIQVVDLRSSNIIQVTDAKGQRCSNSHKRNQNRIHSHTILRCKGNTVVFPVGLVHYQRNVGYGNSIAIAGVISIANSVFGSEPAIETIVSQIQSNF, encoded by the exons ATGGATGATTCTCATGAATTTTCTCACTGTATTTTTCCGTTGTTTTCAGCTAAAGTAAAACGACTTAGCTTGGAAATATCTCAAGTCTGTCGAAGAAGAGGACTTAACACTCTTGGTATCTCACTGATGCGCGCGTGCATTTG TGTGTGTTCCAATTGGGGAAAGAAGAAGCATGAGAGGGCGGGGGGGGGAGAGAATTTGAAAAGGGGTGTGGATGAAGAATTTTTGAGTCTTCAAAAAGGACAAAGCATTATACAGGTTGTCGACCTTCGAAGTTCCAACATTATTCAAGTAACGGATGCCAAAG GCCAGAGATGTTCAAATTCACACAAGAGAAATCAAAACAGGATACACAGTCACACAATTCTCAG GTGTAAAGGCAATACGGTTGTTTTTCCAGTTGGACTTGTTCACTACCAACGCAACGTGGGATATGGAAATTCTATTGCTATTGCTGGTGTTATAAGCATTGCGAATTCAGTTTTCGGATCAGAACCAGCTATAGAAACTATTGTTTCCCAGATTCAATCAAATTTCTAA